The Siniperca chuatsi isolate FFG_IHB_CAS linkage group LG12, ASM2008510v1, whole genome shotgun sequence genome has a segment encoding these proteins:
- the LOC122885854 gene encoding uncharacterized protein LOC122885854 yields MAAAPVLRSRARQRQAAAAEDVCGLLEGAVAESDLRVCRSQEELQRQRKVLDAVFNCQVVLHRGVIQQMIVVEEVQQEGSLNQQDPKAPLHIKEEEEQPLISSEGERFPFPPVSVKSEEDEEEAQPPQLQQSQTEEDSGRPEPATSLRALVKQRLAEAVEEILELFETTLAEYEDEIHHLHSLLEHVKPGFLSSRADERKKAGGRDRPQVCEETATDPQQTVDVPGMDRVDRLAEYLVGLRAETGQTLSSQQASTIIALWQNLLPHDKQQVRPTTGGFGCPQKKPADVENCVLASTGSPAQRPDCCRLVDSIFVKLCNIHKSPQKQGSYTLTRWTLILRDYSKIMQLVLGNGSVMQSTTLRLFPVSQTTLIQWRYRRLKRQDCSTLLRGGNLPASIPVAPVQVRPPAAPPQPGPQHQCRSPQSTAGQAAVKRKSAAPPPPHAPPSVRPRLPAQRKLFPKQAPPPASAPVPVLLNPTPAIGPFVFLAPQIPAAKPAAPAGTLPPPPAARRAYNRTVDKNKCSQCHEPRNKETGHSQYYGRVYCPRTAGEPLERWMDEMRRKRRENTRQALSKKC; encoded by the exons ATGGCCGCGGCCCCGGTGCTGAGGTCGCGGGCTCGGCAGCGACAGGCTGCGGCTGCGGAGGACGTGTGTGGGCTGCTGGAGGGCGCCGTGGCGGAGTCCGACCTCCGGGTCTGTCGGTCCCAGGAGGAGCTCCAGCGACAGCGCAAAGtcctggacgctgttttcaacTGCCAGGTTGTTTTACACAGAGGAG TGATCCAGCAGATGATCGTCGTTGAAGAGGTTCAGCAGGAGGGCAGTCTGAACCAGCAGGACCCAAAGGCCCCCCTGCACattaaagaggaagaggagcaacCCTTGATCAGTTCGGAGGGAGAGCGGTTCCCGTTCCCTCCTGTCtctgtgaagagtgaagaagatgaagaggaggctcAGCCCCcgcagctgcagcagagccaaACTGAGGAGGACTCTGGAAGACCGGAGCCAGCCACGAGTCTGAGAGCGTTAGTGAAGCAGCGACTTGCCGAGGCCGTAGAGGAGATCCTGGAGCTGTTTGAGACAACGTTAGCAGAGTACGAAGACGAGATTCATCACCTGCACTCGCTGCTGGAACACGTGAAGCCCGGCTTCCTGAGCAGCAGAGCAG acgaGAGAAAGAAGGCCGGTGGGCGGGACAGACCTCAGGTGTGTGAGGAGACGGCTACAGATCCCCAACAG ACTGTGGATGTCCCCGGGATGGACCGAGTGGACCGCCTGGCAGAGTACTTGGTGGGACTGAGGGCTGAAACTGGCCAGACCCTTAGCAGCCAGCAGGCCAGCACCATCATCGCCCTGTGGCAGAACCTCCTGCCCCACGACAAGCAGCAGGTGCGCCCGACAACTGGAGGCTTTGGGTGTCCCCAAAAGAAGCCTGCAGATGTGGAGAACTGTGTCTTAGCATCGACAGGATCCCCCGCCCAGCGGCCAGACTGCTGTCGTCTGGTAGACTCCATCTTCGTCAAACTCTGTAACATTCATAAGAGCCCCCAGAAACAGGGCAGTTACACCCTGACGAGATGGACTCTGATCCTCAGGGACTACAGTAAAATCATGCAGCTGGTCCTGGGTAACGGCTCAGTGATGCAGAGCACCACTCTGCGGCTGTTTCCTGTCAGTCAGACGACGCTTATTCAGTGGCGCTACAGGCGACTGAAGAGGCAGGACTGTAGTACTTTGCTGCGAGGGGGCAACTTACCCGCCTCTATTCCTGTTGCTCCCGTGCAGGTCCGGCCCCCTGCTGCACCCCCGCAGCCTGGCCCCCAGCATCAGTGCCGCTCGCCTCAGAGTACAGCGGGGCAGGCAGCGGTCAAGAGGAAGTCTGCAGCTCCGCCGCCCCCCCATGCGCCGCCGTCTGTCCGCCCGAGGCTGCCAGCTCAGAGGAAGTTGTTCCCTAAGCAGGCGCCTCCACCTGCCTCTGCCCCTGTGCCTGTTCTCCTCAACCCCACCCCTGCCATTGGcccatttgtgtttttggccCCACAAATCCCTGCGGCAAAACCGGCTGCTCCTGCTGGAACCCTCCCCCCCCCTCCAGCCGCCCGGAGGGCGTACAATCGGACAgtagacaaaaataaatgcagtcaGTGCCACGAGCCCCGCAACAAAGAGACGGGCCACAGCCAGTATTACGGCCGCGTGTACTGTCCCCGGACCGCCGGCGAGCCGCTGGAGCGGTGGATGGAcgagatgaggaggaagaggagagagaacacGCGCCAGGCTTTGAGTAAAAAGTGTTAA